One segment of Nostoc flagelliforme CCNUN1 DNA contains the following:
- a CDS encoding Coenzyme F420 hydrogenase/dehydrogenase, beta subunit C-terminal domain, with translation MTSVSPHKKARALKSTSRRPAKELCSECGLCDTYYIHYVKEACAFINQQIGELEEETHTRSRHLDNPDELYFGVHQDMMAARKQQPIEGAQWTGIVSSIAIEMLNRGIVEGVVCVQNTKEDRFQPMPVIARTPEEILAARVNKPTLSPNLSVLEQIEKSGMKRLLVIGVGCQIQALRAVEKQLGLEKLYVLGTPCVDNVNRAGLQKFLETTSRSPDTVVHYEFMQDFRVHFKHEDGSTETVPFFGLKTNQLKDVFAPSCMSCFDYVNSLADLVVGYMGAPFGWQWIVVRNDIGKEMLDLVKDQLDTQPVTSKGNRKEAVQQSIPAYDKGVTLPMWAAKLMGVVIEKIGPKGLEYARFSIDSHFTRNYLYMKRNHPEKLEAHVPEFAKRIVGQYKLPE, from the coding sequence ATGACCTCAGTTTCTCCTCACAAAAAAGCCAGAGCCTTAAAATCTACCAGCCGCCGCCCTGCTAAAGAACTCTGTAGCGAGTGCGGACTATGCGATACATACTATATTCACTATGTCAAAGAAGCCTGCGCTTTTATTAATCAGCAAATAGGCGAACTTGAAGAAGAAACCCACACGCGATCGCGGCATCTCGATAACCCTGATGAACTATACTTTGGTGTTCACCAAGACATGATGGCGGCGCGGAAACAACAGCCTATCGAAGGCGCACAATGGACGGGTATTGTTAGCAGCATTGCCATTGAAATGCTCAATCGCGGCATAGTTGAAGGTGTCGTCTGTGTGCAAAATACTAAAGAAGACCGCTTTCAACCCATGCCTGTCATTGCCCGTACCCCAGAAGAAATACTAGCAGCGCGGGTAAATAAACCAACTCTTTCCCCAAACCTTTCTGTGTTGGAACAGATAGAAAAATCGGGGATGAAACGGCTATTAGTAATTGGTGTTGGTTGTCAAATCCAGGCATTACGAGCCGTAGAAAAACAACTTGGTTTAGAAAAGCTGTATGTTTTGGGTACGCCTTGCGTAGATAATGTTAACCGCGCCGGACTGCAAAAATTCTTAGAAACCACCAGCCGATCGCCTGATACAGTTGTGCATTACGAATTTATGCAAGACTTCCGGGTTCACTTCAAACATGAGGATGGCTCAACAGAAACAGTACCTTTCTTTGGCTTGAAGACAAACCAACTCAAAGATGTATTTGCCCCATCCTGTATGAGTTGCTTTGATTACGTCAACTCCCTAGCCGATTTAGTCGTTGGCTACATGGGCGCACCCTTCGGTTGGCAATGGATTGTAGTTAGAAATGACATAGGTAAGGAAATGCTGGATTTGGTGAAAGATCAGTTAGACACCCAACCAGTTACGTCTAAAGGCAACCGAAAGGAAGCTGTACAGCAAAGTATTCCCGCTTACGATAAAGGCGTTACCCTCCCGATGTGGGCAGCAAAACTTATGGGTGTGGTGATCGAGAAAATCGGCCCCAAAGGTTTAGAATATGCGCGCTTTTCCATTGATTCTCACTTTACTCGGAATTATTTGTATATGAAGCGAAATCATCCAGAGAAATTAGAGGCGCATGTTCCAGAGTTTGCCAAGCGTATTGTGGGGCAATATAAGTTACCAGAATAA
- a CDS encoding ABC transporter ATP-binding protein encodes MSHSQSKSVTKAWGEVKQSAVKNRNFQKNGKNSSDYQQALSGLNATEYQASQTGIYIENLSFTYPNSDSAILKNINLTIHPNEMIVLVGENGAGKTTLAKLLCRLYDPSQGAIIWNGQDLRSLPLEDLRSRIDVVMQDYARFPTTVRENVAFGNLPKIQDDEAIREAIAEAGLARVIEKLDHGLETLLGKQLEGGIDLSGGQWQRLAMARALLRLSPAELLILDEPTANLDPKTEHEIYNILRSLAKGRIAVVVSHRLALAKLADRVVVLEHGQIIEVGTHDELIALGGQYHLMFTRQASSYN; translated from the coding sequence TTGTCCCATTCTCAATCAAAGTCAGTAACAAAAGCATGGGGAGAAGTCAAACAATCGGCTGTTAAGAATCGGAACTTTCAAAAAAATGGCAAAAATTCATCTGATTATCAGCAAGCTTTATCAGGTCTAAATGCAACTGAGTATCAAGCATCGCAGACAGGTATTTACATCGAAAATCTATCCTTTACCTATCCCAACAGCGATAGCGCAATCTTGAAAAATATCAACCTGACAATTCACCCCAACGAGATGATTGTACTGGTGGGTGAGAATGGTGCTGGTAAAACCACATTAGCGAAGCTATTATGTCGCCTTTACGATCCTAGCCAAGGTGCGATTATTTGGAATGGTCAGGATTTGCGATCGCTCCCGTTAGAAGATTTGCGATCGCGGATTGACGTAGTTATGCAAGATTACGCTCGTTTTCCGACTACTGTACGAGAAAATGTTGCCTTTGGGAATTTACCTAAAATACAGGATGATGAGGCAATTAGGGAAGCGATCGCTGAGGCTGGTTTGGCTAGAGTAATTGAGAAGCTAGATCACGGTTTGGAAACTCTCTTAGGCAAACAGCTAGAAGGCGGTATTGATCTATCAGGGGGACAATGGCAGAGATTAGCGATGGCTCGTGCTTTATTGCGACTGTCTCCAGCCGAACTCCTCATACTTGACGAGCCAACAGCGAACCTTGATCCGAAAACAGAACATGAGATTTACAACATTTTGCGTAGCCTAGCGAAGGGGAGAATAGCCGTTGTAGTAAGCCATCGCCTCGCCTTGGCAAAACTAGCAGACCGAGTAGTAGTACTAGAACACGGTCAAATTATCGAGGTAGGCACTCATGACGAACTCATAGCACTAGGCGGACAGTATCACTTAATGTTCACTCGTCAAGCCAGTAGTTACAACTGA
- a CDS encoding type II toxin-antitoxin system HicB family antitoxin — protein MNLTIEIEQEKDGHFLAEVIGFPGVLAYGQTKEEAIARVQALALRVLADKLEHGEVTHSSS, from the coding sequence ATGAACTTGACGATAGAGATTGAACAAGAAAAGGATGGACACTTTTTGGCTGAAGTGATTGGTTTTCCTGGTGTACTGGCTTATGGGCAGACAAAGGAAGAAGCTATTGCAAGAGTTCAAGCATTAGCTCTGCGTGTATTAGCAGATAAGCTGGAACACGGAGAAGTAACGCACAGCAGCAGCTAG
- a CDS encoding IS982 family transposase, with amino-acid sequence MLNEIIAIYAITDDLLKGIGHDEDGRILVSDAEIITTAVCAAMFFNGNHSKACTYMQEHGLIRNMLDKSRFNRRLHGIFMLMNDLFHQMGMILKEISDDTEYLLDSFPVAMCDNIRIFNVKLIKSEQYRGYIASKKRYFYSVRVQLLTTKTGIPVEFVFLPGSANDLRGLNALPLNLPPGSEIYGDAAYTDYTIEDDLEQTSQISLKVMRKQKSTRLDPPWIQYIKQHTRHYIETVFSSITSDFPKSIHAVTYQGFLLKLQAFIFAFTLQEAFI; translated from the coding sequence ATGTTAAACGAAATAATTGCCATCTATGCTATCACGGATGACTTGTTGAAAGGGATTGGACATGATGAAGATGGTCGGATACTCGTAAGTGATGCAGAAATTATCACAACGGCTGTGTGTGCGGCGATGTTCTTTAATGGCAACCACAGCAAGGCTTGCACTTATATGCAAGAACATGGTTTGATCCGAAATATGTTAGATAAATCACGATTCAATAGAAGATTACACGGTATCTTCATGTTAATGAACGATTTATTTCATCAAATGGGAATGATACTCAAAGAAATTAGTGATGATACGGAGTATCTTTTAGACTCATTCCCAGTAGCGATGTGTGATAATATTCGCATTTTTAATGTCAAGTTAATTAAGTCCGAGCAGTATCGAGGTTATATTGCATCCAAGAAAAGATACTTCTATAGTGTGCGAGTTCAATTATTAACAACCAAAACCGGGATTCCTGTGGAATTTGTGTTTTTACCTGGGAGTGCCAATGATCTACGTGGGTTAAATGCCTTACCCTTAAATCTGCCGCCAGGGAGTGAAATTTATGGCGATGCAGCTTACACAGATTACACCATTGAAGATGACTTGGAACAAACTAGTCAAATTAGTTTGAAAGTGATGCGGAAACAGAAATCCACTCGTCTTGACCCTCCTTGGATTCAATATATTAAACAACATACTCGCCATTATATTGAAACTGTATTTAGTTCGATTACAAGTGATTTTCCCAAATCCATTCATGCCGTTACCTATCAAGGGTTTTTACTGAAACTTCAGGCATTTATTTTTGCCTTCACTCTCCAAGAAGCATTTATCTAG
- a CDS encoding transposase produces the protein MPRPRTNDTEQDKLARFERIKKTIIALEKQQALLLKQGDMAASGAWVARYQVRQSLKKYWYYKLQAPIPYFQCATSNKLSKYKHLGKAGTQEHLDAVMSVFRRSVWDEIQRIIHTLDDCLLDISSGSEQEEEEPQD, from the coding sequence ATGCCAAGACCAAGAACCAACGATACTGAACAGGATAAATTAGCTCGATTTGAGCGGATTAAAAAGACGATTATAGCCTTGGAAAAACAACAAGCACTTTTATTAAAGCAGGGAGATATGGCTGCATCCGGGGCTTGGGTAGCGCGTTATCAAGTTCGTCAAAGTTTGAAGAAATATTGGTACTATAAATTACAAGCTCCAATCCCATACTTCCAATGCGCGACATCAAACAAACTGAGTAAATATAAGCATTTGGGTAAAGCTGGTACTCAAGAACATCTCGATGCTGTTATGTCTGTTTTTAGACGTTCTGTTTGGGATGAAATACAGAGAATAATTCATACTCTTGATGATTGTCTGCTAGACATTAGTTCTGGATCTGAGCAAGAAGAGGAAGAACCGCAAGATTGA